attaatttaggCTAACTCATAGTTAtacatgtctttttttaatcaatttgtttttcaatctcatcttttaatattgaattgattttgaaaactgaatttcataatttattttatttaatttttacgaggttatctcggtctcatgatccAAATCGAGAAATTTGTAGGTTAACTCAGGATGCCTCTagtcatttttttatctatttttaattgatttttttatattcaattcttcaacattgagttatctgtaaattaggcttcatgatttgtttcaatgtatattttatagggttattacagtctcatgacttggatcGTGGATATAACAAGTTAACCTATGTTGACATAGTTTGGTCCAGTATGttatcgttttaatttttttaaataaaaacagttgtcatcaagaatatttttttagtcaaactaagTTTTTACCATTCGtctagattgttttttaatctgcTAATTTAACTAAGGGAACGTTTGGTACTGCGTTTGTACCTGCGTTtcgtcaaaatttgaattttttttttttgctaaaagtgagtgcggtttgtactttttggatcgttttgatgtgctgatgtcaaaaatgatttttaaaaaataaaaaaacatcattggcatgcatttcggcacgaaaagctatttgaaaagcacccgcaaccacactgtcaaacacgctctaagtCACATCAAGTGAAccttaacaatattttttaaaaaaaacttttactagaAAACACAATGGCAaagctttgatattttttacattaaaaaaataatatgactcACAATGTAGCGTGAGAAAATGATCTAGTATATATTAAACACCTAATATTTAGGTCATTACCCGACACAGAAGGTTAACCCATGACTCAAGCGATTTGGGGACGAGGTCGGGTTAGGTTTAGCAAAAATAGAAGGATAATTGACCGATATAACCCGATCAAAAACTCGGGTTGATCCATGACCCAATCAACTTAggaaaaactaaatcaaaacctgttgacttttttctttttaattttttttcaaaatgatatcatttttatttttttataaaaaaaaatagataaactTGGATTAACTACGACCAACCCACTTGACCTATGACTTAGGACTTGCCCCAATCAACCTAGGTTGAGTTCAAAAACTATGATTTAGGTTCAACGATGAGAGGGAGGAGATATCTCTTCATTTTCTACCAatcatgattttctttctattagttCTAACTAGATTGATGATATGCACTACAGTACCGTGGACCGggttaaattttctttaatgtaaaaaaaatgctcAGACAATGATAGCATTtttaaaggagaaagaaaaatataggaTTGGGTCATTGATTGaaatagatttaataatttgactataaaaatatagacaacaataataaaaaattaaaagaacaaaaataatgactaataaaaaaataaatgattgctaatattataaaaatatacctctaaatattgttaaaaggttatcttaattatttgataacaaaacaaaaaataaataagaacgaggtaactttataaaaaaaaatataaaactcaatcaCCAAcgaatcaaatattgaatgataaattttaaaaaaatcaattaaaaaaaataaaagattaactCAAGTCAGCATGCTAAATTTATGACTGTATTATGAGgtcgagataacctcataaaaataattaaataaaataacaaagattTACTTTCAAGTGatgaaagttaaaataaaaaaatttaataaaaacaaaaatcaaccgGAATTAACTTATGTAATAGTTCTAAAATTCAGTCTCCATCGTTTaagattcttttatatatatataaaatcaaatgaaaggcatcaattaaaaacacaaacacaataCGAAGGTGGTGTCATGTGGTTACAGGCATTGTTATTATGCTTACATCTGTTACttgttttctttagctttttGGCAACCGAATAAACTGTTCTTTCCAATACCCTCTGCGTTTGAGCTAACTGAATTATGTTTGGTCTTACGTTGCGCTAAACTCTGGCACCTACTAGATTTGGCCACTTTCCTCGTCTCCCCACCCCCTTATCATTTACATACGCAatctcaataataattttttaaaaaaatattaagaatataaaaaatattttaaattttttgggtttgagaGCTATACTTTAACACAGCATGCACaagtaatttttgaaataaaaataaaaaagacagtgCCCCTATAATTCTCAGAACATCCGGTACAAacattttatgtttatgatgTGGTTCATAATACAAATACTCTATATACATAAAATACCAACACAGTATTTTTCCCACGAGTATAGTATAATTAGCTGCTTGCTTCTGTATTTTGCCACTGCTAcatatgaaaattttatatgttttccccCCTCTCTGTTAACTTTACTTGGCTTCGTGATTTGCACTTCTTAGGAATTGCGTGTAATTAGTTTTCCTTTTGCTATGGTTGTTTGCCATTTCTTCCCCCACTCGCCCCCTAAATCGCTCACAAAATTATTGATGGCTTTCAAATAGATAATCTTTACATTTTCATTATGTGTTCAATGAATAGCTTAGACTAATTAACTCTATTGGCAGTTTGGCTACATTAACTTTCTCTCTGTCTGCATGCTTTAGGTTTCAACTGCCATCCATGAAACCTTTGCGCGGCAGCATACCTAGTACAACACTATTACCTGAATCTATCCCAAAGTTATATGGCCAATCTGTCGGCACAAAAATTAGCTTCCCTCTGTATCTATGCTTAATCTCTATTCCGCAAACCACGAATCTGCTTGGTGAGGATTGTTATACTGTCTCTTGTTTGTTCACCGTTTTTGTACATAGCCAAAGCCACCACCTGGGAATCGGCCTCCAATTGCAGAGGCCTAACGGCATATTCCATGCAAACTCCAGACAAATCCTAACACAGCATAACTCAGCCTTAAAAGCATTACATTACACAGTCCAATACTTGCTAGGGAGTGACCAAGAGCATGCTTTTGGTGGATGGTGGCGTGGCTTGTGGACCCATGGCAGCATCCAATGAGACACTAACGCTTGCCACCATCCGGTGCTTGGTCAAAGCAacgaccaaaaaaataatacacgTGGAGTCGCTTTTCCTTGAGTTTGAAACATAACGAAAAATTGACTTGATTTTAGAGGGAAGGACCATCAGGGCATGAAAACCAACTGTCAGGTATCCAAACGCTCCTTTGAAACCACAGGtctatctttataaaaaataaaatcattaaacctcaataaaaaagatatatatataaaattatcttggATGAATGACGGGGGTCTGTTTCTTACGTTAAGCACAGTTTAGTCTTGAGAGACTACTCCACTGAGCTTATAACTTCATTAGCGGACTCCATTAAAACATCACTAACTTGTATAATACACAAACATATCAATATTCACTTGTACTGAGAGCATCGCCTCTCCACACTCCACCAAAAGGATGGGTCTGAGTAAAGGAACTCACCAATTAATGGTTCAGACAACTAGCTGTCTAGAACCACTCTCTTGACGAGCATCTCACTGCAACAGGAAGCAGCATTTGGGTCAGTAAAATCACAGTATCAATATTTTGCTCTATTTCATCTTGTTCACTGTTAGAGATCAGACTGACAATCATACACAATGGCTAGAACTAAATCATAACTCCCTCTTCTATGGTGATCTGCCCCAGACCAtttcataatcataaaaaaaaaaaaagttgaacaaAATAAGATTACAATTTACACGCCACCATTAATTTCTATGATTCAgggtaaaaaaaatgagatacaGATGCCTAATAATCACCTCTTCCAAATTAACTATATTTCTTTCTGGCCCAACGCTAAAGAACTGCCAGATATTGCCAGTTCTTTCCCCCGAAAGATTTGATCCAGATCAAAGTAACATGGGATGGCCACCGCAATCAATACTAGCTTCAAATCCCAGCAGCCGATAACAGTTACAGATATTATACATGCTGGAGTTTTTATCCATCAAGCACACACCAAGCAGTCTTGACATCTGTCTCACCAGAACAACACCTTTTTTAGCTCAGCTTGCCTGAGTttatagtattatttatttgactCATGTTTTCTCCACAAGAATGATTGACTGTGGATGGTGAGACTGCACTGAATCCATTTGCTTTGACGGACTCAGGTAGGCCATCTCTTGACTCAGGAGGGCCATCTCTTGATGATGTAATCCTCGTTGAATCAGAATTCTTGATAGGTACATCCTCAGGAATCCCCTGCTGTTGTAGCAGTTCTATGCGCGTTAAAGATGGCACATCACCCTTACAGTATCTGTGCCACATGTTCCGGTATGTTGTCTCTAAACCAAGAGTAAAATTTGGTCCATCACAGACTGGAGATTTAGACATAAGTTCCCGGAGACTCATCCTCAAGTTTGAGAGAGCTGAAATGTCTGAGGCCAGTTGTAGTGCCAATTGAACGTATTCCTCTTCATTTTTGGCAACCAAATGTCCTAACCCTGCATTACAATCAGCCAGAAGGTCCGCAGTGATTTATGAAGAATCCGATCATCCTCAAGCAAAATTCAAAGCTAACAAGGTTAAAAGAAAAGACTCATAAAGCATAGATGTGCacaaaaacattatggattcaTTCTGGATAATTAATGCTTCAGATTCTAAAAGCTAATAAAAATTCCAACCGAATAGCTCCAACCTGAATCACGAGTCTCAATATCAGAAAACagcatatattaaatttgaatttgaaagtgAATGGTGGaaactttgaagaaaaaaacattacattaCATGAAAGCAGCGCATATGCAGTGTTCATACCATTAGATCACCACAATGCTAGGTGACATAAAATTCTCATTCCAGCAGAGTTAATCATTTGAAATAATATCATggaaaatttcatataaatccAAAAAGCTATTTTTCATCCAGACCCTCTATGGTCAAGGCAAGGAGTTTGTCCTTTTCGATTTACTAGGGCATCATATGAGACgaactctgtttttttcttttccatcttGTTATTGGCTCTATTAGGGATTGagttttcaaaactatgatttgACAAAGCATTCAAAACTATGTCTTCAAGTGTATTGAGTTTACAAAATCATGGTTTTAAAAGGTTACCAATACTCATAAACCAGCCTTTTTTACTTGAAACCTGCTTTTGGTATACTCAAGGTCAAGCCAAACAGGCACTTTGCAAGCAATGAATGCAATGAGGCATACAAACCGAGAGTAATTTGAGAtagaaatgaaacaaaaagaagaaatgaaaaccATGTCTTCAAGTGTATTGAGTTTACAAAATCACGGTTTTAAAAGGTTTATCAACACTCATAAACCAGCCTTTTTTACTTGAAACCTGCTTTTGGTAAACTCAAGGTCAAGCCAAACAGGCACTTCGCAAGCAACGAATGCAATGAGGCATACAAACCGAGAGGTAATTTGAGAtagaaatgaaacaaaaagaaatgaaaggtCCTCACCAACTTTGCTGAGAAGACTCACGCCAACATTGTGAGCATGTACAGCACCAGCCATAGTAATGCATGGAACTCCCATGTACAAAGATTCACATGTTGTTGTTGTACCAGCATATGGAAAAGTATCCAAGCTACATCAAATACAAAAAGTAAGCCATGAAGAAGATTCAAATGACAAGCCAGAAGCACACTGGAAAAGTATGTGTGTCTAAATAACGTGAACAAATCTCAGCATAGGTTGTTAGAAGGCAAGGTATCAACTGAGCATATATAGAGCATATTTTGCTCATGTACAGTTTccagaaagaaacaaaaggtgGTTGCAAGTATATATTATAACTAAAGATCTTACCTTATGTCCATTAGAGAATATGCTTGCATGTGATCATGATTAAGAAGAATTAGAGGCAGCAGATCGACACGCAGTGGTTCCAACCCCAGCTGCTCCAACACTGTAAGGAATCTCTGTCTAACACTATCACAGCCAAATGGCTTGCATTTCACCACAAGGCGGGAGTTCGGAACTGCACAGAGTATCCTAGCCCAAACTTGCAATACCTTAGGTGTTATCTGTGGGGAGACATAATAAAAGGCCCAAAAAGAGGGACACAAAACATGGAAGCAATCAGAAGAATTTTGCCACTATAGATTGTGGTTTAATAGTCTAATTACAAAACTAACCAATACCTTTGCCAGATTATTAAAGCTACCAAATGTGATAAAGCCATTAGAAAGAGCAGGAGTTGGAGAAACAGGCCCAGCCTCTGGAGAAGGTATGTAACAAAGGAAGCATTCTGGTAAACGAACCAACTCCTCAACATGCCTGTCATTCAATATGCATATAACGTCATGGATAACATAACATAAATATTCCTACTGAGCTATATTTAAGAACAATATCTTCAAGAAAGTAACATGTGGGCCTACTTTTGTTTAGTATGAGGAGGGTCAGTGAATGAATCAGTAATTCTGTAATCAATGGTAGGCAAGCCAGTTGTGTTCGGGTAGCCAATCCAAGTCACCTAAAATAAAGGTAAGTCAAAAAACAAGGTCAGAGACAAATTACTAGTCGattccaaatgaaaaaaaaaaagtccaggTTGAGCAAATAGGAATAGGATCTAAAACATAAGAAGAGACgcggattttctttttcttttttaacctgTGCAAATATTGTCTGCATTTATGCATATTTTTTAATGCTTCATGAGTTTTGTCATCGTTTAgggatttttaaaacatttttagcatccagatattttttttctagctaaCTTTTAATGGTTTGAAGAATCCTGGCCCTCGATCATATCCCGAAGACAAGCTAACCATGAACCAATCCAAACCAAGATTGGGAAAGGATCGAAGAGGAAATAGTAGGATCTGCATCGTAtggtttcatttcatttttcaattcacCATTGGTTGAGAATGGTGAAAGCTTATTCCATAAGGCTGTGTTTCATACATAGGACAGGAGAGGACTCAACACGTGGCTGTTCCATTATTCGGTCAGTGCACAGAGGACTGGAGTGGACTGGACAATTGCCCTGTTTTATGGATGACAGGATACTGGACAGGACAGGACAACATATGATAACAATAACGATACCCTTGTCCTCTTTTGCTTTTATTCTGTGGTACTTTCATGTAagagaaaacaattaaattcattttaattcatgTGCAATTGAATTAaccaaacaattattttaatcatatcaCAAACTAGTGGGAGtgcattttttaaattgcaacaaatattatattcatgtCACAAACAATAATTATTTGCTTAATTGGTCATAAGGACTATCAAGACCCTCAACAAAAAAGGGGGGGAAAGCCTATCAAGGCAGTAGTAAAAAACCACCCAGTAAACAGTGCATCACCAGCAAAGCTGAACAGTGCAACATGAGAAATActggaaaacaaaatacttcTGATGCCATTACTGGCAGGAGATTTGAATGCACCCTCAAGTCACAATGACTGCCACCCATCACCAATCTTCCCTTGGCTGGAAAGTGGAAGTTTAGTCAGAAACAAGTTCATATCAAAggttaattggattttttcGTTGTTTATATATGATTAGAATTTGTTTTGAAGCTTGAATGATGTGAGTTTCAGGTGTTCAATGTTTTTGGCGGTGAACATGGAGATAAAGAGATCAAAATGAAGGTTTTGATCCTAGGATAACCAGATCAAACACAcacaccattaaaaaaaaacccacaaaaaataCACCCAAAATCTTCTGTATTTAAACCGtgaattgaaatgatttttgagGTTGAATGATACTTGGGTTGTTACAAGAATCATTTTGTTGTTACAAAAACGGACTTTGATGGCCAGAGAACTTGCCAGCTCAATCACAGTGACATGACAGGTCTGTGGAAGATGAGAGTGACATTATCTCTTGAGCTTCACAATAATTTAACAGATTTAATTCAGCTTCAAATAGTACAAAATAGTACTCATAACTTGGCAAATAATATTTTCCCTGTCTCCctcttgaataattttaaattctaatcctaaaattaGTAGATTTTAACTTTTggcttttcataaaaaaaaattctaatttggcCCCTCCAAACCTGATATGAGGCCCTATCCTGAATACTCCTCGGATAAGAAAATAAGGTGTCCAATTATacggaaaaggaaagaaaaagagttgaCGAACACTTTGATTAATGCACAGATATGCTCTGCCAATGCAGCATTTCCAGTAGCTAAGACAACTCATCATATAGAAGTTGCCAAAGACAACTTGACTAAGTTTCATGTAGATGGGCCGGAAGATTGGATAGATATATCATCAATGAATCATTCAAAATAACTAACGATTTATTTTATGGACCAACGAGACAGAATAACTTAGGCATATCAGACAAGCATGGGACATTTTTTAGAGATGGGACCGGACAATTCTGAAGTTCACCCCAAACACCTAGCCAACGAAAATTGTCCTGTCCAGTCCCACTTTATAGCCTAATTAACTATATGCAAGTCAGCAGTCTCCAAGAAAGTTGCGCTCTTTCTCATGCAGGCAGCAATAACAAAAACTTGATCATTGAAGATGTTTATTCAAATTGTTTAAGAACCAAAGCTAATCAAAACAATATGATTCTCCCAGAGGCATAAATTTTAACTGGTCCAAAATCTCACTTCAAGAAACTATGCACGCGCTACCTACAAGCACAAATCTAACAAGTTCCTCATACAAAAGCATATCTGGATATTCCCAATATAGGAGGTTCAGGAAACTGAGTTATGTATATGTGTGCCTTTTACAGAGTCAGATAAAATTGAAGTATAGCTGCAACAAAGAGGCATGAAGTGTATAAAACATTGGCCATTTCAAGCTCTGCAAAGTGCTAATATATAGACAGCAAAAATGGACTCAATGAGTAAATGTGTTATCCATAGAAGTGGCCATATATGTGGGCAAAAATATGATCAATAAACCAAATCCAAAAGCATGATAATTACTGGCATCAACAAATCCAAAACAACCTATAAGGAAAGATATACTACTAATTGTTTACATAAAAAGTTTGAGCATACACAAGTTCTTAATCGAAGATATACTATGAATGGACTACTCGAAAGAGAACATCAAGGAAAGAACTACAcaccaaaaaaaggaaagaaaaggaaagaaaaggaaaaagaaactaaaatctAAGGCATACCTGAACAGGTGCTGGTCGGCATGCCATCATTCCCAACTTATTGTTAGCTGTATGTCCAGTGAGTTCTACCAAAATGTCAACTTTATCTTCTCTAACCATGCTTGCAACCTTCTTCTCATCAATCCCGTATATATCCCTCCACATCCCacccttttttaaaactttctcCCTAaacctatttgtttttgcatcagACTGCAATCATTTGAACAGAAAATCCAGATTATCAACAAAGTAGCTCACGGAAGTCTTGCAGATTTGTAAGCATGCTACAGAATGCTCTAATTGAATGGTATAAACACAGAATCAAGGCGGTGAATAGCATCAAAGTGCTGGAAAGAGTTGTTTGTTCTGTGGATGCCATGGATTGTGAACTTTACCATCAGAGTCGCAAATTAAAATGAACATAATGCAAAATGATTGGCAATACTGCTGAGCAATTGTGGTATATAAAGGAGGTTTATTCTAAAAAGACTACTGCTAACCATCTCTCACCATCAGTTATGTTTAAAAAAcactctttttataaaaaatataaaccaagTGGTTTGATGCAGGCAAACATGtaatgaatttcatatgaaaacacTGATTAGACATATTTGCAATGTAAAAGCATCCATAAAATTATACATCAGCAAATactcaaaaatcaacaaatatgtAATAGAGACAAACCATGGTATGCATACCTTCACAACTGCTGAATAGACAACCACCATATAATTTGCATAGTCATGATAGACAAGAGGGGCCTCGATGAAATAAGATACAGAATGAGTAAAATAATCCGGAGATACATATCCAATCACAAGTGGTCTCTCTGGAACTTTTAGGTTGTCCCACGAAGTGTACTGCGGATACAACCTCATAAAGCGCCTACCCCATTCCCTGCATGTAGCATTTCACTTTAGATAAGGCTCATCAAGCTCAATCTAAAAGTTTCCAAATGctacaaattacaataaaattggCACTCATATAAAATGTCAAGAGCTTACAACATTAAATGGTATTCTcatattcaaattataaataatcatcTATGACCAAAAAATGATAGCATGAGCCATAGAGTTTGAAGAAACTGCCAAACTTTTGgttgaagaaaaatcattttgaaagcCCACAAAGAATAAAATTCAGTCTTTTGATGTAAGAAACTGATGGAAAGACAATTGTAGTAGCTTAATAATGAACATATATCATTCAATCCCAAAATCTACAATGGACAGAAAGTAGAAAACAGACAAAAAAGAATATTCTCAAACTGAATGCTAATAATGTTCTTCCTCAAATTTCTCA
The Populus nigra chromosome 3, ddPopNigr1.1, whole genome shotgun sequence genome window above contains:
- the LOC133689716 gene encoding probable UDP-N-acetylglucosamine--peptide N-acetylglucosaminyltransferase SPINDLY, with the protein product MAWTENDAGNVREKEPIGDNGFLKGSQPSPGPGGSRVGSSPAQKGFEGKDALSYANILRSRNKFADALALYESALENDSGNVEAYIGKGICLQMQNMERLAFDSFAEAIKLDPENACALTHCGILYKDEGRLLEAVDSYHKALKADPSYKPASECLAIVLTDLGTSLKLSGNTQEGIQKYYDALKVDPRYAPAYYNLGVVYSEMMQYDTALSCYEKAAIERPMYAEAYCNMGVIYKNRGDLESAIACYERCLAVSPNFEIAKNNMAIALTDLGTKVKLEGDINQGVAYYKKALYYNWHYADAMYNLGVAYGEMLKFEMAIVFYELAFHFNPHCAEACNNLGVIYKDRDNLDKAVECYQLALSIKPNFSQSLNNLGVVYTVQGKMDAAASMIEKAIMANPTYAEAYNNLGVLYRDVGNITMAISAYEQCLEIDPDSRNAGQNRLLAMNYINEGHDDKLFQAHREWGRRFMRLYPQYTSWDNLKVPERPLVIGYVSPDYFTHSVSYFIEAPLVYHDYANYMVVVYSAVVKSDAKTNRFREKVLKKGGMWRDIYGIDEKKVASMVREDKVDILVELTGHTANNKLGMMACRPAPVQVTWIGYPNTTGLPTIDYRITDSFTDPPHTKQKHVEELVRLPECFLCYIPSPEAGPVSPTPALSNGFITFGSFNNLAKITPKVLQVWARILCAVPNSRLVVKCKPFGCDSVRQRFLTVLEQLGLEPLRVDLLPLILLNHDHMQAYSLMDISLDTFPYAGTTTTCESLYMGVPCITMAGAVHAHNVGVSLLSKVGLGHLVAKNEEEYVQLALQLASDISALSNLRMSLRELMSKSPVCDGPNFTLGLETTYRNMWHRYCKGDVPSLTRIELLQQQGIPEDVPIKNSDSTRITSSRDGPPESRDGLPESVKANGFSAVSPSTVNHSCGENMSQINNTINSGKLS